The sequence below is a genomic window from Fibrobacter sp. UWB10.
CCCATAATCCGTTTTTCTGCCTTCAATGGCCTGGGGCTATTCACGAATACATCATTGGGTGCGTCAAGTTCGAACCTTGGCTCGGGACTCTTATCAAATTCTCCCTTTACTATGGAATGTCGGATTTGCGGTTTGGTGGACCTATATAAGAGGCGCCTATCTCCCAGGGCGGTATTCGGAATAGGGCGGGCGCCTATGCCCTAGTGTTTGGTTGTTGCTGTGTTTATCTTGGCGCTGTTCTGTGGAGTGCGAATCTCTGCCAATGCGGCATGGTAGAGCGGTTTGCGTGAAGAATGGGCTCGTTAGAGTTTGAGCTATCAGTTCTATTTTCACCTCTATAATTCTAGCCCCCCCCTAATTTTTAATTTTTTTTCGGGGGGTCGCCGTTAGGATTTTTGTTTTTTTAGATCGAGGGCAACAAGTGACGAAAAATCCTGGGGGGGCATTCAAGGTGTTCCAAAAAGTGTGCTTTTACGGAGGCGCCCAAAGGGCCCGAAAAGCATTCAAAGTTGTCTCTGAAAAAGTAGTTGTTGGACTTTTCAGATGTCCCAAAAATAAGACCACTTTTTGACATGTATTGACATTAAAACGATTCTATATTTATGGGTGTAGAAAAGGAGATAACAATGATATACGCCTATGCTCGAGTAAGTTCACTGGATCAAAACCTTGACAGACAAATCGACGCTCTGAAATCTTATGTTACCGATCAGCGTTGCCTAATTACGGATAAGGCCTCCGGCAAAGACTTTAACAGGCCCGGCTATCGCACTTTGGTTGGCACTTCTGAAACTATGCCCCTACTTCATTCGGGCGATACTCTCGTTATCACCTCTTTGGACAGGCTTGGCCGCGATTATGAGTCAATCCGTGAACAATATGCCTACATCACGCAAACCCTTGGGGTCGATATCGTCGTGCTTGATATGCCGATCCTGAATAGCGGCAAAGAACAAGGGCTTGAAAAGCGGTTCTTGGCCTCCCTGGTGTTGGAGGTGCTGGCTTTCTCAGCCGCAAAGGAACGCCAATCGATCAAGAGCCGCCAAGCGGAGGGTATCAAGAGCGCTCATGCCCGTGGCGTGAAATTTGGGCGTCCCACGGTTCAAAAGCCGGATAATTGGGACTCCGTTTATGCTGAATGGCAGGTTGGTAATATAACAGCGCGCGCCGCTCAGCAAATGCTTGGTTTAAAAAACAGCACCTTCTATCGTTTGGCCCAAGAATGCTCTAAAGCATAGTGGCCCCATCAATGAAAAAGCCCCAAAGTGCCCTGTGGGGCGCCTTGGGGCTTTTTGTAACCCTTTTTTGTCCCTAGAACTTCACTTTGGGCAAGCCTTTGACGATTTTCATAGTTTCGAGGCTTACGGTGATGATGCGGAGGACCAGGTTAAAGATGTATTTTGGGTCGTTATGTTCTAATGCCCAGTCGTTGGGATCGTTGACGATGCCGCTCGCCTTGTCGGTGGTGATGGCGTAGCGTTCCATTATCCATTCGATGGCGGATTTGCCATTGACTACATATTCATAGGCCTCTTCAGGAATGCTGGCAATGGCAATTTTATCGTTGTAGATGATACGGGTCTTGTCATCGACATTCTTGGGTTTGCCCTTGCTGTCGTAACCAGCCTTTTTAGCGAAACGCATCTGACGAACTTTATACAGTGTCTCGGGAGCCTCTGCACTGTAAAAGCCCTTAACATCTGCCGCCATCCCGCTAAACATCGGGAGTTCGGAGGCCACCTGGCTTGCTGAGACGATGAGCGCTTTGTAGGGCTCCGCCTGTTCATAATTCAGGTGGATATCGGCGAGTTTGTGGCCCGCCTTGCTGAACGCCCAAAAATCGTCTGCGGTATCGACAAGCGGGATGCGAGGGAGCATTTTCGTTAAGTCGGTGGAAAATTCGGTGCGGTATTCTTCGCAGTGCAGGAATCCATAGATGTAGTAGAAAACATCTTCTTTGCGGATTTTGGGGTCGTTATATTGCGTTCGTGCCTGTTTTAGAATGTAATCGCTGATGGCATCCTTGCGGACATATTTTTCGTTGGATGCAAAGATGTCTGTTTGGCCCGTTGTCTTGGGTTCTTCGTAATAGTAGAGCGGGAAACATTGCGTTGTTGCGGCCAAGTGAAGATCTGGAATGCAGTCGGTTATTAACGCTGTAAAGTTTTTATCGCCAGGACTTGTTGTGCATATCACTAGGTTTTGGTGTTCCCGTGTAGGGAACAACTTATCTAATTGATATGTCATGTCGTTCATTGCAACATTGAAATAACCGTTTTGTTTGCAGAATGGACGATAACATGAAGTTCTTTTGGAATTATCTTCAAAATCAATCGGTTTATTTCGCTCGCAGTAATTTAAAATTCCGCGGTTCCAGGAAAGTTTTGTCACATCGTAAGTGACAAATTCCTTTGCCGTTAATTTGGGCTTTAATTCACGTTCCTTTACAAAATTCAGTCGTTGCTCATTGTAGAAGTTGATGGATTTCTTTAATTGTCTTTCTAATTTTGCTTCTGAGTAGTTATAGCACCAGGCGTCACGCGCTGTCGCTAGGCCTCGGCTATACACAGGTAAGAACCAGGTCTTACTATTTGCTTTATCGTCTTTGTCACCTATCGGCGTCCATTTGCCAAAACTTTCGTTTCTAAGGTTGATCCAGTCCCCATGTTCGTTAGGATGGAGTACCGTCATTTCAAGGTGCGTTATGCTTTCGGTATCTTTGACGATTTTCAGCTTATCTTCGCGAGATAGATAATCGCCAATATCGTAGTATTTGATGACAGCTTTTTTAGTTTCGGTCGGTTGCTTGATAAGGATGGTAATGGCTACAGGGGTGCGGGATCCACTGCCGAATATCTTGCCGCCCTCCTTTCGGGAAAGTTCACCGCTGGTGCGTTGGTTGCCTCGTAGATTGAAAACATATATCTTGCTGAATTCGTTTTCGAGGCTCTTGCGGAACCCATCCATGGCGTTTCCATCAATCCAACTGCCGTTGGTAATGAAGCCTATAACGCCCCCGTTTTTAGGATCAAGCCTATCCGTTGCCCAACGGAATGCCTTGATGTAGCTATCGTAAAGCGAGTTTTTATTTGTTGCCGTGCTATTCTGTGCGTATTTCAGATCTATTCGGCTATCCAAATCGGGATATTTCTGATTTTGTGCATTATCATTTGCGGATTTCTGCCCCACAGAATAAGGTGGGTTGCCGATTACCACCTGGATGGGCACTTTCTTTTGTGCCCTTGCGCGTGGACCGTTTACGGGGAACACTTCATCGTTAAGGTCTTCTTGATAATCCTTTTCGCCCAACTGGAAACTGTCAGTCAAGCATATTCCTTCAAACGGCGTATAATCAGAGGCGCCCATAACATCGTGATAGGCATTTTCTATGTTCACGCTTGCGATATAATAGGCCAGCAACACGATTTCGTTCGTCTTGAGTTCCTTCGTGAACTTGCGCTCCAAATCCTTCTTGCTTATGAGACCGCTTTGAATTAGGCGGGTCATAAAAGTTCCAGTTCCCGCAAACGGGTCGATGATGTTCACATTTTCGTCCGTGAGTCTACGCCCGAATTCCTGTTTGAGCACATCATCGACACTATGGAGAATGAAATCGACGCATTCCACAGGCGTATAGACGATACCCAGTTTCTCGACGGTCTTGGGGAGTGCGCTTTTAAAGAACTTGTCGTAGAGTTCGATAATGATTTTTTGCTTGCCCTCGGCGCTCTCTACGCCTTCCGCACGCAATTTGACACTCTGATAGAACTTTTCGAGACTGCTCT
It includes:
- a CDS encoding recombinase family protein; this encodes MGVEKEITMIYAYARVSSLDQNLDRQIDALKSYVTDQRCLITDKASGKDFNRPGYRTLVGTSETMPLLHSGDTLVITSLDRLGRDYESIREQYAYITQTLGVDIVVLDMPILNSGKEQGLEKRFLASLVLEVLAFSAAKERQSIKSRQAEGIKSAHARGVKFGRPTVQKPDNWDSVYAEWQVGNITARAAQQMLGLKNSTFYRLAQECSKA